TGGTTTAAGAAGAGTCTAGTTTATCTCTTTGGATAATATTCAAAATTAAGAATAACTCATAAAACATATAAATTTTCTCATATCAATTGACATTATGACAAGCATCAAATTATACTTTAAAGTCGATGGTGCACCTATGGTTtcaaaatcctggatccgcctatACAGTGCCGGCCCAAGGGTAAGACTGCTAAAGCAGCTGCTTTGGGCCTCATAATTTTTGGGGTCCCAAAATTTTCTAATaggttatatattaatttatttttagaagaatatttaGTGCTTTAAATGAGAAAGTACAAATTTTCATAGTAAAAAAATAGGATTAAATTGTTGATCATAAATTgagaaaaatatctttttgggaATCACTCTCTAGACCATAAACTGAGAAAAGATTTGATTATTAATTCATAACTCAAAAAAGGTTAAAACTTTAATACAGTTCCACAACGTGTATATCTCAAGAGAAATTAAATGgattagataaaattattaataactttgcataTGAAAAACTAAAAATACAGAATTTAAATGACAGTatatatgaatttttttttatataaaaaattgacCTTTCATTAAATTTTTGCTTTAGGCCTCCATATTTATTGAGCCGCCCGCGCCTCGGTGATATCGAATTGATAGACTATTCAGACGGCAAAGTTTGCCTTGTGTGGCTCCACAGCTTATTCTAGTACAACTCAAGTGCCTTTTGAgttttactttatttattataagaaGAAAGTAATCTTTTTAATGTAGCATTTGCTTTAGCGAAAGACAAATTTAGAAGTCCATTTCATTGTTAATAGTCTGAGCTTCTTAATTATTGTCTTACAATTGGATTGGACTTGTAGAATTTCTTGTCCGTTTCTTCTTTCCTTCAGCAGCATCAAGTTCAGTTCAGTCTCTTGCCAAAAGATGAGTGATCAATCTTCCTTTTTAGTAAGTTACCAACTTATGATGCATACCGTTTGTTGTTATAATACAGTCAAAATGAAAAGGGATGCATTTTGAGAAAAGAAATAGTACTCGTGTCATTTTTCAAGCATCCAAGCATATGGAAACCCAATAATAAGTGCTAACAGTATTCATGGTCCTTTCAGATAGTAAGATTAAGAAGACTTATATAAGCCAAGGTGACCATTTTGGTAATAAACCCCTGCGACtattttttccttcaaaataCCCCTTTAAAGGATCAAATAATAAGATTAAGAAACCATAATGTGACGAACATTTTGGTCCCATGCGACTATTCGTTCCTTCAAAATACTCCTTTATTTAAAGAATCACTAAATCCAATTCCAATGAGATGAATATAACTCTAGAGCAAAAACAAATTATAAAATCAGGGTTCAATAGGAACTATCAATTGAAAAAGGGAACGCAAAATATCTAAGTGGTAACAGTACTTTGAAGCTTATTTGATGGTACGGAAATGGAAGACATCAGAGGCACCTCTGCAGTGGATATAATTTGCACACACTAGATTATAGGGTGACTTGTAGGCGGTTTCTGAGTTCAGACTGTGGAATCCTTCAAAGTGTAAATAGTGAAATCAAAAATCAGAAATGGAGATTATAATGAGATTACATGTCAGCTAATTACCTACGAGAAAGCAAGAGTCTCGTAGAAACTACTGGTCACGCCATTGGAAATCATGACAACTCTCTTGTTGTGCAGAGTGTTCATTGGATGCCTGCTTACACAGATAGTAAAGAAGTTAATGTGAAGCCATTGGAAAACCATAATATTTCGTAGATCATCATTTTGCATGCAGGGAAATGGTATAATTTATCACAGTATGAGCATTAAGTTTAGTCATCATAGCAATGCCAAATATAGATACAGAGATATCATCACAAATTATTTAGGTATTACCAGTTTCTTAACCTCCTAAATCTCATATGTCGGAAAAGAAATTGATTATTTTTACTATGCTTGTGCGAGATACCTTGATATTTTGGAAATTGTTGACAAAGTAGAAGCAGGACTAAAATCAGCTGTCTTATCTCAGAATTCTTTTGTTTCTGATGGATCATAATCATAAGCTTCCCCAGCCTTAACAAATCTACCTTTAACTCGTCTTCTGGTATCTGCCCTAGCCTTACGCGACTCATATCTTATTTGCTTACCAAACCTGCATGTCATAAAGCATAAATAGCAATTAAAGGGAAAGAGTTGTATTCACATGAAATAAAGCCTTCTGAAAATAACCACTTAGCTAATCTATGTACTGAAAATTTTAGATTTAAGTAAATGGTAGTAGTAATTTGGTATCGAAATTGTTGAAAAATCGTACCTAGGGAGCAAAAAGAACTTATGAAAAGTCTAATTAAGACGAATAAAGAACATTTAAGAGGACTCTAAATGAAAGAGTTGTAAAATAAGCAAACCATGACTGCTCAAATATCAAAGAGTATCGATCAACTCACGTTCtacttttctttttctcattGTATCTCATCTTGGCTTCATGCCTTTTCTGTGGACTTTTTTCTAAATTCAAATCCCAGGATTCGCCATTCAGAAACACTGGTGACAATCCACAATCTTGATAGTCAGTTGTTGCACTACTTTCTCCAGTGATGTTGGAGAGTGATAATGACATGCTTGAATGGATTGGTGCAGGTAGAAATGGTAAGCCGATGCTACTGGGATTCATAAGCATGCAATTTGCAGTGGCACTCATCGTCTGAAACAGATTCGTTGAACTTGCAGCTGCAGCCATTTGTGAGGCCTGCAATCCCATATACTCTTGTGGTCCTGATGATGTAGCCTAACAAAATACAAAGGAAACTTAAAAGCTTAAGCCCCAAAAGGCACATAATAATACTTAAACAGTCATTTACAAATTAAAACATGTCACAAGAACCTCAAGAGATGTTTCCACATGACTATTAGATCCCGTTACGGATGAATTTTTCTCCATGACTAGGCAATCTAATTCCTTGTCTTCACTAGAGTATATTGGATGACTCTGTTGTGAACTTCCCAAAAGTTCATAATTACCACAGTCGAAACTCAATGTCACGTCATCAAAATTGACACCTTTTGCGAGATCATCACCTTCCTGAAATCCGAGATCCTTAATTGGACAATCTTGCTGCATTTGAAGTAAACAAAGAATGTAGCACCATTAGTGCATACCATACCAGACAACATATTCAACAAGAAAACATGGTCTTATGTTGTATATAAGAAGCAGAAGGAGGAATCTAAGGGTTCAACTGAACTCATTGTTTTTGCTTGAACTATGTATACAcatgcaaaaaagaaaaaaaaaggatacATATATATAACAAGATTACACTCATTCCAAACTCATTGA
This sequence is a window from Nicotiana tomentosiformis chromosome 5, ASM39032v3, whole genome shotgun sequence. Protein-coding genes within it:
- the LOC104088238 gene encoding zinc finger protein CONSTANS-LIKE 12-like isoform X1; this translates as MDPVCELCGVVRGLVYCKSDSARLCLQCDENVHSANCLSRRHSRSLICDKCSSQPAVVRCMDEEMCLCESCDWNENGCTGTGHRLKQLNPYNGSLSPTEFTRMLSEVLEIPDTNFGSFSTPCSSLSINENSSLETKGNGGSLVANKLNELASNYKFDPWAIPSNVNCLTSYKRDPVPFSEGSGFSKQDCPIKDLGFQEGDDLAKGVNFDDVTLSFDCGNYELLGSSQQSHPIYSSEDKELDCLVMEKNSSVTGSNSHVETSLEATSSGPQEYMGLQASQMAAAASSTNLFQTMSATANCMLMNPSSIGLPFLPAPIHSSMSLSLSNITGESSATTDYQDCGLSPVFLNGESWDLNLEKSPQKRHEAKMRYNEKKKSRTFGKQIRYESRKARADTRRRVKGRFVKAGEAYDYDPSETKEF
- the LOC104088238 gene encoding zinc finger protein CONSTANS-LIKE 12-like isoform X2; its protein translation is MDEEMCLCESCDWNENGCTGTGHRLKQLNPYNGSLSPTEFTRMLSEVLEIPDTNFGSFSTPCSSLSINENSSLETKGNGGSLVANKLNELASNYKFDPWAIPSNVNCLTSYKRDPVPFSEGSGFSKQDCPIKDLGFQEGDDLAKGVNFDDVTLSFDCGNYELLGSSQQSHPIYSSEDKELDCLVMEKNSSVTGSNSHVETSLEATSSGPQEYMGLQASQMAAAASSTNLFQTMSATANCMLMNPSSIGLPFLPAPIHSSMSLSLSNITGESSATTDYQDCGLSPVFLNGESWDLNLEKSPQKRHEAKMRYNEKKKSRTFGKQIRYESRKARADTRRRVKGRFVKAGEAYDYDPSETKEF